TCGGGCATCTTGGGGGGCGCACGTGAAAAGCTATTTGCACAGGCTGTCGAACTGCCAGACCATAGAAGAGCTGTGGGAGGCGCACTCGAAGAAAATGGAAGAGTACGGCTTTGACAGGCTGATCTATGGGTTTACGCGCTATCGATCCGGCAACTCGCTGGGCGATCCCGAAGACTTTATCATCCTGACCAATCACGACAGGGCGTATACGGACGTCTTTATGGGGGAACAGCACTATGTCCATGCCCCCATGGTCAACTGGGCCCTGAACAACGAAGGCGCGTGCAGCTGGGGTATCCTCGCACAGATGCAATCGACCGAAACGTTGACCGCGTCGGAACAACGGGTGCTTCAGTTCAATTATTCCATGGGTGTGACCGCAGGCTACACCATCAGCTTCAAATCCGTGTCGGCGCGGTCCAAGGGGGCGATTGCCCTGACCGCGCGCGCGGGCATGTCCCAGGAAGAGGTGGACGCCATCTGGGCCGAACATGGCCGCGACATTCACCTGATGAACAACGTGGCACATCTGAAGATCCTGACCCTGCCCTACACCGCCCCCAACCGGTCCCTGACCAAACGCCAGCGCGAAGCTCTGGAATGGGTGGGCGACGGCAAGACCATGCAGGACATCGCCGTTTTGATGGGCCTGACCTCGGCCACGGTGGAAAAGCACCTGCGCCTCGCACGCGAAGCGCTGGCAGTGGAAACCACGGCGCAGGCAGTGCTCAAGGCGGCCTTTGCCAACCAGATGTTCATTCTCGAGGCATAGGTGGCTGTGCCGCGTCAGGTGCTCCGATATCTGAGCCATCCGCAGGTCGAAATTGATCCCGCCGTTCCCGTACCCGATTGGCCCCTGAACGCGGTGGGTCACGCCCGCGTCGCGGCGCTGGCGCAAGTGGCACGCGACAGGCTTGGCGATTCGCGGTCCGTATTCAGCAGTCCGGAACGCAAGGCACGTGACGCCGCGATGCCCTTGGCGCAGGCATTGGGCCTGTCCGTCTCAATTGCGGAAGACAGCGGCGAAATCGACCGATCTGCGACCGGCTTTCTCCACCAGACCGCCTTCGAAGCGACAGCGGACGCCTTCTTTGCGCAGCCTGATCAATCCGTAGACGGATGGGAAAGGGCCACAGACGCCCAAAATCGCATCCTGAACAGCATACACGCGATGATTTCACGGGCACCGGACGGTGACATGCTGGTCATAGGACATGGCGCCGTCGGCACGTTGCTTTTTTGTGCCTGCGCGCGCCTTCCCATCAGCCGCGCGTATGATCAGGCGCCCGGCGGTGGTGGCAACGTACTCGAGTTCGACCGCGAAACCCTTGAAATCAAGGAAGAATGGGTCTCGATGGAGCGCTATTTCCACGTGTGATCCCGCCCTGATGCACGTCGTTTATGCATCACACCGCGCCCCTTATCGGACACAAAACTGCGTGTAACCTTGGGTCATTTGCAATTTTTGACCGTTAGGTAAGGAATCCCCCACTTTGCTAACGTCAGGTAAATTTGGCATGGTACACATGTTCCGTGAGTGGTGGCTTTAGCCAGGGAACAGCGAGGCGAACCTCTCGCGATTTCGGGGGCTCTTCGTCTTGGCCGGTTTATTCCGGAGCCGACTCACCTGTGTATTCTTCCGCAGGTGGGTCGGGTTTTCAGCGTCCACGTGTCTCATCCCCGTGGCCAAGGACGCCGACGAAAGGGCGGGATCGTACCCCAAAGACGGTCCCGCCCGCTTTTCCTTCAGACCTGCAAGGCGTCGGTGGCTGTCCTGATCGCGGTGGTCATGTCCCGATCAAGCGCGGAATGGCTCGTGCCGTCCAACACGTGCAACTGTGCAGCCGGCCAGGCCTGGTCCAGGTCCCACGCCGCCCGCAGCGGGCAGGACGGATCAAACCGGCTGTGGATCATGGTGCAGGGCACATGTGCGATACGTGCCACGCCCTGCAACAGCTGCCCGTCCGTCATCCAGGCGCGATGTGAAAAATAGTGGGTCACCATGCGGGCAAAGCCAAGGCGAAAGGCAGGGTCCGCATATCGCGATCCCGGTGCCCGAATATCACCCCCGAAAATCGCCGTCTCCCACTGGCACCACGCATCCGCCGCCGCCTGTGCCATGTCCGCGTCGCGCAGGCGTGCGGCATAGGCCGCAATGCGGGCCGGTGTTTCCGAAGGGTCCGTTCCCACCTCGGGCACTGCTGCGCAGAACGCGGAATAGGCTTCGGGAAAAATGTTGCCGATATCACCGTAAAGCCAGCGCAAATCCCGCGCCGACGTGGTTGCGACACCCGCCAGCACCATGGCCTTTACCCGCGCGGGGTGCGCCTGCGCATAGGCCAGCGCAAGGGTTGTCCCCCACGATCCGCCAAACAGAACCCAGGCCTCTACACCAAGATGCGCCCGCACCGCTTCGATGTCGGCGATCAGATGGGCGGTTGTGTTCGCCTCAAGAGCGTCCAGCGTTTCGGCTGCAAGCGGGCGTGACCGGCCACAGCCGCGCTGGTCCAGCAGGGTGACGCGGTAGCGGGCCAGATCGAACAGGTCATAGTGCCCGGGGCGGCACCCGGATCCCGGACCACCATGCAGAACAAGGGCATCCATCCCCTGCCCGGCCTGTTCAAACCACAGATGGTGGCCGTCTCCGACATCCAGCATTTCACAGCCCCTGCAACGCAAAACGGCGCGCCCATATGGACACGCCGTTCGCACCATCATGCAAGCAAAAGATCAGCCTTGGGCAGCCTTCGCAACCTCGGCGGCAAAGTCTTCCTTCTCGACCTCGATGCCTTCGCCAACTTCTAGACGGGCAAAGCCGGTGATGGTTGCGCCCGCTTCGGTCGCGGCGG
The DNA window shown above is from uncultured Tateyamaria sp. and carries:
- the pip gene encoding prolyl aminopeptidase, with the translated sequence MLDVGDGHHLWFEQAGQGMDALVLHGGPGSGCRPGHYDLFDLARYRVTLLDQRGCGRSRPLAAETLDALEANTTAHLIADIEAVRAHLGVEAWVLFGGSWGTTLALAYAQAHPARVKAMVLAGVATTSARDLRWLYGDIGNIFPEAYSAFCAAVPEVGTDPSETPARIAAYAARLRDADMAQAAADAWCQWETAIFGGDIRAPGSRYADPAFRLGFARMVTHYFSHRAWMTDGQLLQGVARIAHVPCTMIHSRFDPSCPLRAAWDLDQAWPAAQLHVLDGTSHSALDRDMTTAIRTATDALQV
- a CDS encoding histidine phosphatase family protein, with translation MAVPRQVLRYLSHPQVEIDPAVPVPDWPLNAVGHARVAALAQVARDRLGDSRSVFSSPERKARDAAMPLAQALGLSVSIAEDSGEIDRSATGFLHQTAFEATADAFFAQPDQSVDGWERATDAQNRILNSIHAMISRAPDGDMLVIGHGAVGTLLFCACARLPISRAYDQAPGGGGNVLEFDRETLEIKEEWVSMERYFHV
- a CDS encoding LuxR family transcriptional regulator; the encoded protein is MKSYLHRLSNCQTIEELWEAHSKKMEEYGFDRLIYGFTRYRSGNSLGDPEDFIILTNHDRAYTDVFMGEQHYVHAPMVNWALNNEGACSWGILAQMQSTETLTASEQRVLQFNYSMGVTAGYTISFKSVSARSKGAIALTARAGMSQEEVDAIWAEHGRDIHLMNNVAHLKILTLPYTAPNRSLTKRQREALEWVGDGKTMQDIAVLMGLTSATVEKHLRLAREALAVETTAQAVLKAAFANQMFILEA